In Penaeus monodon isolate SGIC_2016 chromosome 26, NSTDA_Pmon_1, whole genome shotgun sequence, the following are encoded in one genomic region:
- the LOC119589578 gene encoding uncharacterized protein LOC119589578, which translates to MTVSVYGVCDVHRGPLFARLHDVTRDEVPEVLQASLEEVSVGWQEDDTYGMLADLFREEDEDRGIDRTEKEIGDEEGGKSDCREKGSWKREDNEVNDRGGTEYMREGKVQETASIENRLEMEGDDENETGDEGESERTECEAKGKRKENGEGESLPPIPQLSFHIYIQQQKSVSDGEYPSEERGPGERDRQEAESTNEESSKSEDENHETPSEAGGNEARERPNEAPTWLRQQYRMNLMGGKIPEHRNVPDLSSAALVSTPPPTPTCNSCNEHTPVF; encoded by the exons ATGACAGTGTCCGTGTATGGTGTCTGCGAcgtccaccgcggccccttattcGCTAGACTCCACGACGTCACGCGAGACGAGGTTCCCGAAGTCCTACAGGCGAGTCTCGAGGAGGTCTCCGTAGGATGGCAGGAGGATGATACCTACGGGATGCTGGCAGATCTGTTccgagaggaggatgaggacaggGGAATAGACAGAACGGAGAAGGAAATAggtgatgaggagggagggaagagcgaCTGTAGAGAAAAAGGATCGTGGAAACGAGAGGATAATGAGGTAAACGACAGGGGAGGAACGGAATACATGCGCGAGGGGAAAGTACAAGAAACTGCGAGTATTGAAAATCGACTCGAAATGGAAggcgatgatgaaaatgaaacaggagatgaaggagaaagcgagagaacagAATGCGAAgccaaaggaaagagaaaagaaaacggcgaGGGGGAGAGCCTGCCCCCGATCCCTCAGTTGTCGTTCCACATTTATATCCAGCAGCAAAAATCTGTGTCCGACGGCGAGTATCCTTCCGAGGAGAGAGGCCCGGGGGAGCGCGATCGTCAAGAAGCCGAGTCGACGAACGAAGAATCCTCAAAAAGCGAGGACGAAAATCATGAGACTCCCTCTGAAGCCGGGGGAAATGAAGCTCGAGAAAGGCCTAATGAAGCCCCGACGTGGCTGAGACAGCAGTATCGGATGAATCTCATGGGGG gTAAGATCCCAGAGCACAGAAATGTTCCAGATTTGT CATCCGCCGCCCTAGTGAGCACGCCGCCCCCGACGCCCACGTGCAACTCCTGTAATGAGCACACGCCCGTGTTTTAG